The Flammeovirga pectinis genomic interval TTTCTTTTAAATGTACGGATAGAAAATAAAGGACAATACTTAATATTTATATTTAAAACGCTTTTTTCAAATGAATCCGTACTTTTGACTTACTATATTCATAAAATTAATGATATAGCTAAATAATTTAGATACTTCGAATAAGAAATTAACAATTGGGGAAAGAATTTATTATAAAACGATACTCTGAAGACGACAAAGACCGTTGGAATAATTTTAATGAAAGGTGTGTTCAACAACATTTTTTCTTTAATCGGAATTACATGGATTATCATAAAGAAAGGTTCTCTGATTTCAGTTTAATTATTGAAGATAAAAATAAGAATATATTAGCCCTCTTCCCTGCTAATTTATCTGATAATAAAATCTATTCACATCAAGGTTTAACTTTTGGAGGCTTACTTTATTTACCTCGAACTTTTGTACAAAAGGTAATAGATATTCTTTCATCAATAGAAGCATTTTATACTACTTTTTACATCGAAAAGATCATTTATAAAGCTATTCCACATATTTATAAAGTAGAACAAGCTGAAGAAGATTTATATGCTTTATTTAAAAATGGATGGAAATTAGTGAGGAGGGATTTTAGTTCATTAATTGTGTCTACTAAAGAATGGATACCAGACCGTTCACGACTTAAGAATAATAAGATCGCTATAAAAAATAATATTGAACTTAAAGAGTCAACTGATTTATTAAGCTTTTGGAACTTACTCTCTAATAATTTACAAGCAAGGCATGGAGTAAATCCTACTCATACTTTTGAAGAAATGCAGTTACTATCCGAATATTTTTCTAATAATATCAAATTAATAGGGGCTTTTTCTAATAATAAAATGTTAGCTGGAGCTGTTATTTTTCTAACGGATCATGTAATGAAAATTCAGTATTCGGTTAATTCAGATAAAGGCCGAAAGATAAAAGCATTAGATGCTCTTTTTACTGAACTTATTAAAATGAATCAAACCGATTTTCTAGATTTTGGTCATTCTTGTGAATCAAACGGAAGTTACCTTAATGAAGGTTTAGCGAGGTTTAAATATAATTTTAATGCAGAAGGGCTTGTATTTGATACCTACGAAAAATCTCTGTAGTATTTAAATCTTCAATAGCGTACTACTCAAATTCTTGGAGATAAGCAGATTACTTCTCAACTTTGTAGTATGGACGAAATAGTAAATAAAGTAGCACAGAGTGCTTTAATTTCTTTTGATCTTGAAGATTTAAAAAGAACTGAAGAGCGAGTGCTTTTAGATATAAAAGATCAACTCTTTCAGGGGTTAGTACTTAGAGAAAAAGATTTTAGAGGTTTTATCAAAGAACATGATTGGAAACAATATCAGGATAGTCATGTAGCTATAACTTGTTCTGTTGATGCTATTGTACCAACATGGGCATATATGCTTATAACAACTCGTTTAGAAAAATATGCCGCAACAATAGTTTTTGGTACTCTTGAAAGATTAGAACAAAAGTTATTCGAAAATTCTATTCGAGAATTAGATGTTGATCAGTTTAAAGATAAACCATTAGTTATTAAGGGCTGTAGCGAAGATGTTCCTGTATCTGCTTATGTTGATATTACTGAGCGCTTAAGACCTATTGTAAAATCGATTATGTATGGAGAACCTTGTAGTACGGTGCCCATCTATAAGCAACCACGTAAAAAATAAAAAATGGCTAACCTCTAAAAAGAATAAAGGTTAGCCATTTTTTTATATCGAATACCTGATTAAATCAGATTCTTAATTGCAATTGCATAACAAAAAGACCTGCGTTATCTGTTACTTTTAATTCTTGCTTAGCATTTTCCATGTATATTGGACGTAATGAATAAGCTGCTGTTACTTTTACATTCTGACCTATTATAGCCCAGTTTACACCATAATCACTTTGGAAAGATGCTTCGTCTAAACCTTCTAAATTCTTATAAGTAAAGGCTACAAACGGCTGTATCTTTTTTTCTGAATCATAAATTGTCTTAGGTAATGTATAGCCTATTTCTGTATGAAAAATGCTTCCAGTACCGTGAGAGAATTGAGCAAAACCAGGTCCTTGTGGAGGTGTTGTACCGTTAGGGTCACTAGCAGCGAATCCACCCAAAACATGCGAAGTTCTTAAATAATCATCACCATATTGATAGTTATAATAAACTGCATAAGCTGTTAAACCACCTTTACTATGACCTAATGGAGTACTTAAGAAAACATCTGCTGCAAATTTTGTAATATTATTTGTTTCCATTACAAAATCTCCATTTACATCTTCTTTATAAGTTCCTGTTCCCCCTGGTTGATATTGAAAACCAGCACCAATGTTAAAAACTCTTTTTTGTCCAAAGTAATTCATTTGGCTTGCTCCAGAAACAGATTGAGACTCTACATCCCAAAATTGCCAGAATAAATAGCCATTATAGTTATAGTTGGTTTGTTTTAAAAGATGAGTATCACCAACTTCAATTTGTCCATTGCTAGCAAAAGTTTCCATTTCAGCTTCGTTCATTGGTTTTCCACCATAACCAACAGTTCCAGCATCTGCACTAATAATTGGCTTATTGATAGAAAACTGATACCCTAATTTTTTTAAAGTAACACCTCTTACAAAAACACCCATCTGTCTTACAATTGCATCTGTTCTATTTACTTCTGGGAAATTAAAGCCTGGGTTGTCAAGAATAAGGTAGTTATTAGAACCAACTCTTGATAAACGAGAAAGTCCTTGCCAAAAGTGAATACCTCCACCAACGTAACTTTTATCTGCAATTTTCATTTGCCCCTGAAAGTCGTGCACATACACATTGTCATAAATTGACGAATATGTACCATCACTAGTAGCACCAAAATGAGCAAACAATAGGTATTTACCTTCAATATT includes:
- a CDS encoding GNAT family N-acetyltransferase; its protein translation is MGKEFIIKRYSEDDKDRWNNFNERCVQQHFFFNRNYMDYHKERFSDFSLIIEDKNKNILALFPANLSDNKIYSHQGLTFGGLLYLPRTFVQKVIDILSSIEAFYTTFYIEKIIYKAIPHIYKVEQAEEDLYALFKNGWKLVRRDFSSLIVSTKEWIPDRSRLKNNKIAIKNNIELKESTDLLSFWNLLSNNLQARHGVNPTHTFEEMQLLSEYFSNNIKLIGAFSNNKMLAGAVIFLTDHVMKIQYSVNSDKGRKIKALDALFTELIKMNQTDFLDFGHSCESNGSYLNEGLARFKYNFNAEGLVFDTYEKSL
- a CDS encoding DUF2480 family protein is translated as MDEIVNKVAQSALISFDLEDLKRTEERVLLDIKDQLFQGLVLREKDFRGFIKEHDWKQYQDSHVAITCSVDAIVPTWAYMLITTRLEKYAATIVFGTLERLEQKLFENSIRELDVDQFKDKPLVIKGCSEDVPVSAYVDITERLRPIVKSIMYGEPCSTVPIYKQPRKK